From the genome of Pseudomonas yamanorum, one region includes:
- a CDS encoding aminopeptidase — MVRRLLPGLMLLLLSGCSSVSYYSQLADGQWQLLRAREPVSEVIADPSRPQVLRDHLAQSQKARTFASEHLHLPDNQSYRLYADIGRPYVVWNVFATPEFSLSPQTHCFPIAGCVAYRGYYNQGAARGQAALLKQQGMDVSIGGVEAYSTLGWFNDPIMSSMMSWGDERLATLIFHELAHQRFYVKDDTEFNESYATFVEQEGTRQWRAARGLPPASESSLKQRDQFTRLVLDTRKRLEQLYTQPLAAGAMRQTKAAEFERLRRDYRHMRDSQWGGDKRYDAWINLPMNNARLLPFGLYDQWVPAFAALFRQEGGDWPKFFAAVEKLGGLPVDQRKAALRALEGSGQVVGR; from the coding sequence ATGGTCAGGCGTTTACTTCCCGGGTTGATGCTGCTGTTGCTCAGTGGCTGCTCCAGCGTCAGTTATTACAGCCAACTGGCAGACGGCCAATGGCAATTGCTGCGGGCCCGGGAGCCGGTCTCCGAGGTCATCGCCGACCCGTCCCGGCCACAGGTGCTGCGGGACCACTTGGCGCAGTCGCAGAAAGCCCGCACCTTTGCCAGCGAGCACCTGCACCTGCCGGACAACCAGAGTTACCGTCTGTATGCGGACATTGGCCGCCCTTATGTGGTCTGGAACGTCTTCGCCACGCCTGAATTTTCCCTGTCGCCGCAAACCCACTGCTTCCCGATTGCCGGGTGCGTGGCCTATCGCGGTTACTACAACCAGGGCGCCGCACGCGGCCAGGCGGCGTTGCTGAAGCAGCAAGGCATGGACGTGTCGATTGGTGGCGTGGAGGCCTACTCCACCCTCGGCTGGTTCAATGACCCGATCATGAGTTCGATGATGAGCTGGGGCGATGAGCGCCTGGCCACGCTGATTTTTCATGAGTTGGCGCATCAGCGGTTTTATGTGAAGGACGACACCGAGTTCAACGAGTCGTACGCCACCTTCGTCGAGCAGGAAGGCACCCGGCAATGGCGCGCGGCCCGTGGCTTGCCGCCAGCCAGCGAGTCGTCGTTGAAACAGCGCGACCAGTTCACCCGGCTGGTGCTCGACACCCGCAAACGCCTCGAGCAGCTGTATACCCAGCCGCTGGCGGCAGGTGCCATGCGCCAGACCAAGGCGGCTGAATTCGAACGCCTGCGCCGTGACTACCGGCACATGCGCGATAGCCAGTGGGGTGGCGACAAGCGTTATGACGCCTGGATCAACCTGCCGATGAACAACGCAAGGTTGCTGCCGTTTGGGCTGTATGACCAGTGGGTACCGGCGTTCGCCGCGTTGTTCCGGCAGGAAGGCGGCGATTGGCCGAAGTTTTTTGCGGCGGTGGAGAAGCTGGGCGGGTTGCCGGTGGATCAGCGCAAGGCGGCCCTGAGGGCGTTGGAGGGATCCGGGCAAGTGGTTGGCCGGTAG